In Methanomassiliicoccales archaeon, the genomic stretch AGTTTTAATTGATTACCTTGCGCGTTCATAGGAGCGGGAGGGAAATCGTGGTGGCCGCCTGCGACAAGGATCTGATTGGAAAAGTCTTTCGTGAGGGTGAGCTGCATCTAGAAGTTTCAAGAGGATTCTACGAAGGTGACGATGCAGACGAGGAAACGCTTGTTAACAGGCTCTCAATGGCAACCATCGCAAATCTCGTTGGCGAGGTCACTGTTGGCATAGCAATTAGGCATAACTTTATC encodes the following:
- a CDS encoding DUF424 family protein; protein product: MITLRVHRSGREIVVAACDKDLIGKVFREGELHLEVSRGFYEGDDADEETLVNRLSMATIANLVGEVTVGIAIRHNFINEDCVLRIAGVPHAQMVRI